In Saccharomyces paradoxus chromosome IV, complete sequence, the DNA window ATTAGCTGCTCCACCTCCAGGAGTACCTTCCCATAGTTTTCAccgttttcttttcccttttccttttttttctggcgCGGCGATATGTGCCCTGTTAAGTTACACATCATGTACTTTTCTGCATCAAAATATGAAAGGCGTTAGTACCTGGGGAAAATACCgagattttcttcaaaaaattaacgacaaaagagagaaatgaaaataataacttgataatatttcaaaatcgtGATAACCTACGCAGCAACTGCGCTAAGCAAGGAGGGCATTGTAGAAATAACTGTACAGATGATGCAAACTCCTACAGACAATATAGTTTCCCCTTTTCACAATTTTGGTAGCTCAACGCAATATAGTAGTACGTCGTCGAGAACACCTAATCAAATTATAGAGGTAGAGAAGCCCAATACTCTGTCCCCGTTGTCGAGAGGGAAAAAATGGACGGAAAAATTGGCCAGGTTCCAAAGGGGTAGCGgtaggaaaaaaagattctCGCCTTCCCCTGCTTCCTCCTCTACATTTTCATTCTCACCGAAGTCTAGGGTtacttcttcaaattcttctggtaatgaagaagataatttACTAACCACACCTTCGACTGTTTCCACCGATTATTTACCACAACACCCCCATAGAACGTCTTCTTTGCCAAGGCCTAATTCCAATCTCTTTTACGCAAGTAATAGCGATATATCTCGAGCAAATGAGCCTTTAAGAACGGAAAATTTATCATATAATATGCCACCCAAGGTCGCTCCATTTGGCTATCCAATACCCAGAACTTCAATTAAAAAGTCTTTTTTGAATGCCTCCTGTACGTTATGTGACGAGCCTATTTCTAGCAGGAGAAAGGGCGAGAAAATCATAGAGCTTGCATGTGGCCACTTAAGTCACCAAGAATGTCTTATCATCTCTTTTGGTACCACTTCAAAGGCAGACATAGGGGCGCTCTTCCCTTTCTGTACAAAATGTAAGAAGGATGCTAACATAGCCGTTCAATGCATTccagaaaatgatgaacTAAAAGATATACTCATTTCGGATTTTTTAATTCATAAAATTCCAGATTCTGAGTTATCGACCACACCCCTGTCCTGCTTTCCTCTTCCTTCGCCACTCTTGCCTCCTTTTGGTTTATCGTGTACACCGGTTAAAAGACAAACGATATATTCACAAGCTCCAAGCCTAGGCCCAAATCTCATATTGGCTGCTCCTCCGAAGGAAAGGAATCAAATTCCACAaaagaattcaaaatataCATTTTTACATTCACCCTTGGGACACAGAAGAATGCCATCGAGAGCAGACTCTATCTTCACCTCCACTTCTATGGTGTCATCGGCTAATGATTTTATTTCTGCTGTTTCTGATTCAGTGAAAACAAACGAtattgaaacaaaaatacCGTTGCCGCTGCTAAGATCATATTTTATTCAAGTTCTTTTAAGCAATTTCCGAGAAGAATTGCAGGATTGGAGGATAGACGGGGACTATGGGTTACTACGACTGGTAGACAAATTGATGGTTGCTAAAGATGATCAGAAATACCTTCAAAGCTGGTGTTTCTTATTTGAAAACGCATTTGTAATAGCAGAAGTGGATAACGATGCTGATGTTTTGGAAATTAGactaaaaaatttagaaatatTTACACCAATCACCAACTTGAAAATGACCACACTCGAAGCTTCAGTCCTTAAATGCACTTTAAACAAGCAAGACTGCACTGATTTATCAGACCTTTACATTgttcaaaatataaattCTGATGAAAGTACAACAGTACAGAAATGGATTTCAGGTCTTCTGAATCAGGATTTTGTATTTAATGAGGACAATATCACCTCCACGCTGCCTGTTCTTCCGATCATAAAGAATCTTTCAGATGATGCAGATAATGGCAGCTATGAGACGAGTACCTTTCTAGGTTTAATTAATCCTAATAAAGTTGTTGAAGTTGGAAATGTGTACGACAATGATACAGTAATCATTAGGAGAGGTTTTACATTAGATTCAGTAGATTGTTCTAGGCACAGTACTGTCGACAGCATGCAATCTGTTTTAACTACAATAAGCTCGATTCTTTCCCTAAAACGAGAAAAACCTGATAATTTGGTAATAATCTTGCAGGTTGATTTTACGAAACtgaaggaagaagaaagtttaATCGTTATTTATAACAGCTTAAAAGCTCTAACTATTAAATTTGCACGTCTGCAGTTTTGTTTCGTTGATCGAAATAACCATGTTCTGGACTACGGACCAGTATTAAACAGGATAGATTCACTAAGTTTCGTTTCAAATCTCAAGTTAAAGCGCCCCTTGTTACAATTTTCTCCCATCTGGTTGAAAGATACTTTATATCCCGAAAAGATTCACGAGCATTTGGGTATTGTTGCTGTATCAAATAGTAATatggaagaaaacaaatCCGTATTATTCCAAGATTACAGATGCTTTACaagttttggaagaagaaggccTAATGAGTTGAAGATTAAGGTGGGCTATTTGAACGTAGACTACAGTGATAAAATTAATGAATTAGTTGAAGCCAGCTCCTGGACTCTTGTTTTAGAAACTCTCTGCTACAGTTTCGGTCTAagttttgatgaagatgacgacgatgatgaagaggatcATGATGACTCGACCGATAATGAGCTCGATAGTAGTTCAAGATCACTATCAGATGCAGAATCTACAACTACTATTCATATCCACTCCCCAGTTGGTCCTGAAAATGTCACCGCAAATATGGTGAATGAGGGAAACCCTCATACCGGGGATGGACATCGCGATATAAAAAGCTTAGAAACTGTTGGTTCTACAACGCAGTCACCTCTGATCCCTGACATTAGGTTTTCACTTTATTCTGATGAGGAAAGTActaatgaagatgaaaatggtattTCGGTACTGTTACCCAGTGACGTGGACAAAGGAATCGATGAAATAACAAGACGTGGTTCATTATCAAGCTTTATTGAGAGCAGTAATGAAAGCTGTCCACTCCACATGGATTATATTTAGAGTATATATTAAATTCTATGCAATAACAAAACAAGGAAGTATCTGCCCGGATATTCCCAAGCTCTATGAGGTTACGTAGCCTGATTCTGTGACTTTGAAGAGGACGCCGTTCTTCTTAGTCTTTCAAGCTCATAGTAAATAGACATTACCCAAAGGTCTCTTTCCTGCCTTGACCTTGCCATGAAAACCATTGACTTGCCGCTTACACCTAACTTTTTAGTGAAATGTATCTTGTCTGTGTTATTTGAAGCCTTAGCGGTATCCAAATCAGCTCCCGAAGCAGACGGTGGATCGACAAAATTTTGTTGTCCACCATAAGCTTGCGAATAATgcttttcatttcctttcttttgtgaGCGATTGCTAGAAAGGGCACGCCTAGTTCCAAACCAAAGGGTAAAGCACCGTGAACTCTCGTCTTCTACAGACCGCCATCCATCCTCATAAACTCGGGGAAGAGCGTGAGATCCATAATTTATTTCATCAAAAGTACGATCTCTCTGCAAAAGGTCTAGTTCTGTTGTAGTACCCGAGTATAAATAGCAATCGTCAATTGGAATAGTTATATAATGGGCATATTCCAAAACTTCCTTAGCAAAACCTGTAGTTGATCTATGAAAGCAGTGgaacaaaacaataaagCCGGATATCAAAACGACGTAGTACTTCGAGAAAACAGAGTGCTTGTGTGGTTTTTGATATAAAGGTCCCTTTTGAATCAATGGCCTACTTAATGATATTCCGTTAGCATTAAAGGTTTGTTCATCTGCGCGTCCGTGTTCTACGATCCAGCGTAACGTGTTCTCACCGATTTTCGTTTCCTCTTCTCCATTTAACATCAAAAGGCCTGCGTTGGAACGCCTTATGTGTAGTAATCTGTCCGTATCTTCCctttgtttgtttttccaATAAGACGCCATTTGTTTCAGTTTTACGACCCACTGTTCCGCAACTGTTACCGATGAAGCAAGTAGTTTCAACAAGAGACCATTTGACGTTTCTATGTTTATAACCGACTGTGAAACATCATCAACCTCGTAACTCCTGtgccaaaaaatttcactaGCCTCTTTGTAAACTCCATACTTTATTTTGTCAGCCTCGTAATCAGTCCTCGCTCCTTGGTATATGTCTTTCACCTCAGTTAGGTCGATCACATTGTCCGTTTTTAGTATTTGATCGATCCTTCTATGAAAACAATGGAAAGCGTAAAAATCTCTGGAGTCATATTCACTTTGAGTCGTTTGACAGTTCATCCACTCGATGTGATCATCCGCGTCTAAGGTATACGGTTGTTGCTCGTAAACTTCTggaattttcttccattgtttccaaatttcttctttttccatttctgTGCTACTGTCATCAATCATTGCATCTATAGGTAAAGGAGGGTTTGCTCTATATgctttcattgaaaaaagcaaattttCACACGTGAAGAAGTAAGCTGTTGAAATACTATATTTACCAAAATGTGTTCTTACAGACCCATACTTGTCCGTCAATCTTATTAAAAAACCTTCAACCGGTGGTGTTTCTTTCAAACAATCTCCCTTCACGGATTTTGTTTCCCTTGCACGATTTGCGATTGGTCTGTACTGGATTAGGTGAGATTGGCAAAATGCGAAAATTCCGGTTATTAGAGAATCTTCATCACATGGAATCCATTCTAATCTAT includes these proteins:
- the STE5 gene encoding Ste5p (Pheromone-responsive MAPK scaffold protein~similar to YDR103W), encoding MMQTPTDNIVSPFHNFGSSTQYSSTSSRTPNQIIEVEKPNTLSPLSRGKKWTEKLARFQRGSGRKKRFSPSPASSSTFSFSPKSRVTSSNSSGNEEDNLLTTPSTVSTDYLPQHPHRTSSLPRPNSNLFYASNSDISRANEPLRTENLSYNMPPKVAPFGYPIPRTSIKKSFLNASCTLCDEPISSRRKGEKIIELACGHLSHQECLIISFGTTSKADIGALFPFCTKCKKDANIAVQCIPENDELKDILISDFLIHKIPDSELSTTPLSCFPLPSPLLPPFGLSCTPVKRQTIYSQAPSLGPNLILAAPPKERNQIPQKNSKYTFLHSPLGHRRMPSRADSIFTSTSMVSSANDFISAVSDSVKTNDIETKIPLPLLRSYFIQVLLSNFREELQDWRIDGDYGLLRLVDKLMVAKDDQKYLQSWCFLFENAFVIAEVDNDADVLEIRLKNLEIFTPITNLKMTTLEASVLKCTLNKQDCTDLSDLYIVQNINSDESTTVQKWISGLLNQDFVFNEDNITSTLPVLPIIKNLSDDADNGSYETSTFLGLINPNKVVEVGNVYDNDTVIIRRGFTLDSVDCSRHSTVDSMQSVLTTISSILSLKREKPDNLVIILQVDFTKLKEEESLIVIYNSLKALTIKFARLQFCFVDRNNHVLDYGPVLNRIDSLSFVSNLKLKRPLLQFSPIWLKDTLYPEKIHEHLGIVAVSNSNMEENKSVLFQDYRCFTSFGRRRPNELKIKVGYLNVDYSDKINELVEASSWTLVLETLCYSFGLSFDEDDDDDEEDHDDSTDNELDSSSRSLSDAESTTTIHIHSPVGPENVTANMVNEGNPHTGDGHRDIKSLETVGSTTQSPLIPDIRFSLYSDEESTNEDENGISVLLPSDVDKGIDEITRRGSLSSFIESSNESCPLHMDYI